One window of Natrinema sp. SYSU A 869 genomic DNA carries:
- a CDS encoding ABC transporter substrate-binding protein, whose product MNRRQFIGASAGTVAATLAGCLGGSGSDATEFVTAFEGGRQPTQVHFNPWNASNYGQTYSIYWLQGTIATHADGTVSTDFFEDISVDGREVTIEFSDQWSFWNGNDITAEDYFIEQEIWRYQNPEASPIEGHELVDDYTVKRIYKDEVSPVIAKSNAGGGTSAPKSVFRDYYERYEDASGESARQEVTDELLQMTIDTEEFVEEGYGSSLFKIEDFNSSETLAIKWEDHPWADETDLEQIRVYPNVESGTQVEQLEKSDKLDMTQYITESQRPDYPDNIENIYELSHYNCQKYILNWNNKHLANRSVRRAIIAAIDIPSIVDAAAQTGMLASPTQVQTGIRETIEDQYLGEDFVDSLIDYPVEADEERAISYMEDAGYSRDGGEWVGPDGDATDFTVITQSAVSQSQPTNVFTDHLNEFGLNAEMEAVGQDYYSRVQEWEFDIAWMWHVALPYWHPVAYFSNDFYGLLAGDVNSDSDTGPTGVPFSLDIPEEVGAPEIGGNGVEINPAQLMVDLEGASSEEETRELTRTLVQWVNFDLPAIIHLQENRGFAGDVENFDFPSEDEFRMDRPNPGPSALLSGRISMN is encoded by the coding sequence GTGAATAGACGTCAGTTTATCGGTGCGAGCGCCGGTACGGTCGCCGCTACGCTCGCGGGCTGTCTCGGCGGCAGCGGCAGTGACGCGACGGAGTTTGTCACAGCGTTTGAGGGTGGTCGTCAGCCGACGCAGGTCCATTTCAACCCCTGGAACGCATCGAACTACGGACAGACCTACAGCATCTACTGGCTTCAGGGGACGATCGCGACACACGCCGACGGGACCGTGTCGACCGACTTCTTTGAGGACATCAGCGTCGACGGTCGGGAGGTCACGATCGAGTTCTCGGACCAGTGGAGTTTCTGGAACGGCAACGACATCACCGCCGAGGACTACTTCATCGAACAGGAGATCTGGCGCTACCAGAATCCGGAGGCCTCGCCGATCGAAGGCCACGAACTGGTCGACGATTACACCGTCAAGCGGATCTACAAGGACGAGGTTTCGCCGGTCATCGCGAAATCGAACGCGGGCGGTGGGACGTCCGCACCGAAATCGGTCTTCCGAGACTATTACGAGCGCTACGAGGATGCGAGCGGGGAAAGTGCCCGTCAGGAAGTCACTGATGAGCTCCTCCAGATGACGATCGACACCGAGGAATTCGTCGAGGAGGGGTACGGCAGCTCGCTCTTCAAGATCGAGGACTTCAATTCCTCCGAGACGCTGGCAATCAAATGGGAGGACCATCCATGGGCGGACGAGACGGATCTCGAGCAGATTCGAGTCTATCCGAACGTCGAATCGGGAACGCAGGTCGAGCAACTCGAGAAGAGCGACAAACTCGACATGACTCAGTACATCACTGAGAGCCAGCGCCCGGACTACCCCGATAATATCGAGAACATTTACGAACTGAGTCACTACAACTGCCAAAAATACATCCTGAACTGGAACAACAAGCACCTCGCGAACCGATCGGTTCGCCGAGCAATCATCGCTGCGATCGATATTCCCTCGATCGTCGACGCCGCGGCGCAGACGGGAATGCTTGCGAGTCCAACGCAGGTCCAAACGGGTATCCGAGAGACCATCGAAGACCAGTACCTCGGCGAGGACTTCGTCGACAGCCTCATTGACTACCCCGTCGAAGCCGACGAGGAGAGGGCAATTTCCTACATGGAAGACGCCGGCTACTCGAGGGACGGCGGTGAATGGGTCGGCCCCGACGGCGATGCAACCGACTTTACCGTCATCACGCAATCCGCCGTTTCACAGTCCCAGCCGACGAACGTCTTCACCGACCACCTCAACGAGTTCGGACTGAACGCGGAGATGGAGGCGGTCGGGCAGGATTACTACTCACGGGTTCAGGAGTGGGAATTCGACATCGCCTGGATGTGGCACGTCGCGTTGCCGTACTGGCACCCCGTGGCGTACTTCTCAAACGACTTCTACGGCCTCCTCGCCGGCGACGTCAACAGCGATAGTGACACCGGCCCGACCGGCGTGCCGTTCTCACTCGACATTCCCGAGGAAGTTGGCGCACCGGAGATTGGGGGCAACGGCGTCGAGATTAACCCGGCGCAGCTCATGGTTGACCTCGAGGGTGCATCGTCTGAAGAGGAGACGAGAGAACTGACGCGAACACTCGTTCAGTGGGTTAACTTTGATCTGCCCGCGATCATCCACCTGCAGGAGAACCGTGGCTTCGCCGGTGACGTGGAGAACTTCGACTTCCCGAGCGAGGACGAGTTCCGGATGGACCGTCCGAATCCGGGTCCGTCGGCGTTACTGAGCGGACGTATCTCGATGAACTAG
- a CDS encoding rhamnogalacturonan lyase, which produces MESLDRGLVAVPVEDGVLVRWRLFGTDPADLGFHVYRDGKRMNNKPITDSTNYLDPDGTRDSTYAIRPVGIGRAGGERNGGRGGGRKPGMSKSVGVWDNQYKEIPLNKPDPVEGENGETVTYHANDASVGDLTGDGTFDIVQKWTPSNSKVNPLDGYTGDVLLDGYTIEGEHLWRINLGQNIQAGPAYTSFAVYDFDGDGKAELAMRTSDGTTDGAGTVIGDPDADHTTEDGRILEGPEYLTVFDGETGEALATEDFEPARGDVCDWGDCYGHRVNHFLPTPAYLDGERPSIVMGRGYYEKTMVAAWDFRDGELTTRWIFDSTEDNEEYEGQGNHQLSIADVDGDGKDEIVYGAMVVDHDGTGLYSTGWSHGDALHVSDFVPDREGLEVFQPHEYGSYGATLRDAGTGELLWGKGGGEKDIGRAMIADVDPNYTGAEAWAVKPLTDGGLGTWTAHGEQIRENAIGSANSAIWWTGDLHRELLDHDFLGWDAGYGVGWIKKWNPETEELDLLKSFEGTHSNNSSKGNPCFSGDILGDWREEVIWRTEDSEALRLYATPHETDHRLYTLLHDPQYRVALSWQNVIYNQPPWPSYFLGNGMDEPPKPDIELVSAGGD; this is translated from the coding sequence ATGGAGTCACTCGACCGGGGCCTCGTGGCCGTTCCGGTAGAAGACGGGGTGCTCGTCCGATGGCGACTCTTCGGGACTGACCCCGCCGACCTCGGGTTCCACGTATACCGCGATGGTAAGCGGATGAACAACAAGCCAATTACCGACAGCACGAACTACCTCGACCCCGACGGAACAAGGGATTCGACCTACGCGATTCGACCGGTTGGAATCGGCCGGGCCGGCGGGGAGCGGAACGGCGGCAGAGGGGGTGGCCGCAAACCAGGCATGTCGAAGTCCGTCGGGGTGTGGGACAACCAGTACAAGGAGATTCCGTTGAACAAGCCCGATCCGGTTGAGGGCGAGAACGGCGAGACGGTTACGTACCACGCAAACGACGCGAGCGTGGGCGACCTCACGGGCGACGGAACGTTCGACATCGTCCAGAAGTGGACCCCATCAAACTCGAAGGTAAACCCGCTCGATGGATATACGGGCGATGTCCTACTCGACGGATATACGATAGAGGGTGAACACCTTTGGCGAATCAATCTCGGGCAGAATATCCAGGCTGGCCCGGCCTACACATCGTTCGCAGTATACGACTTCGACGGCGACGGGAAGGCGGAATTGGCGATGCGGACGTCTGACGGCACCACGGACGGAGCCGGGACAGTCATCGGTGACCCGGACGCCGACCACACAACCGAGGATGGACGTATCCTCGAAGGGCCGGAGTATCTCACTGTCTTCGACGGGGAAACAGGTGAAGCACTCGCGACGGAAGATTTCGAGCCCGCACGCGGAGACGTCTGCGACTGGGGTGACTGCTACGGCCATCGCGTTAATCATTTCCTCCCGACGCCCGCCTACCTCGACGGCGAGCGACCGAGCATCGTCATGGGTCGCGGCTACTACGAAAAGACGATGGTGGCCGCGTGGGACTTCCGCGACGGCGAACTCACGACCCGCTGGATCTTCGACAGCACCGAGGACAACGAGGAGTATGAGGGCCAGGGCAACCACCAACTCTCCATCGCTGACGTTGACGGCGACGGGAAAGACGAGATCGTCTACGGCGCGATGGTCGTCGATCACGACGGTACTGGGCTGTACTCGACCGGATGGAGCCACGGTGACGCCCTTCACGTGAGCGATTTCGTCCCAGATCGAGAGGGACTCGAGGTCTTTCAGCCCCACGAGTACGGGTCGTACGGAGCAACGCTCCGCGATGCCGGAACAGGTGAGTTACTATGGGGCAAGGGAGGAGGGGAGAAAGACATCGGCAGGGCCATGATCGCCGACGTCGATCCCAACTATACGGGAGCAGAAGCATGGGCAGTGAAGCCCCTGACCGATGGCGGTCTCGGCACGTGGACCGCCCACGGCGAGCAGATCCGCGAGAACGCTATCGGTTCGGCCAACTCCGCGATCTGGTGGACGGGCGACCTACACCGGGAACTGCTTGACCACGATTTCCTCGGCTGGGATGCAGGGTACGGCGTTGGCTGGATTAAAAAGTGGAACCCCGAGACCGAGGAACTAGACCTCCTGAAGTCCTTCGAGGGCACTCATTCGAACAACTCCTCAAAGGGCAATCCGTGTTTTTCGGGAGACATCCTCGGTGACTGGCGCGAAGAGGTGATCTGGCGGACCGAAGACAGCGAGGCGCTGCGCCTGTACGCGACGCCTCACGAGACCGACCACCGGCTGTACACGCTATTGCACGACCCACAGTACCGGGTGGCGCTCTCTTGGCAGAACGTGATCTACAACCAGCCGCCGTGGCCGAGTTACTTCCTGGGGAACGGGATGGACGAACCGCCGAAACCTGATATCGAACTCGTCTCCGCCGGCGGTGACTGA
- a CDS encoding ABC transporter substrate-binding protein produces the protein MNRRQFIGASAGTVAATLAGCLGSSSDDASEFVTAFQGGRQPTQVHFNPWNASDYAQTYSIYWLQGTVATHADGTVSTDFFEDLSVEGREVTIELSDQWSFWNGNDITAEDYLIEQEIWRYQDPEASPIEGHELVDDYTVKRIYKDEISPPIARSEAEGGTAAPKSVFREYYERYEDATTESERDAVTDNLLQMTIDTEEFVEEGYGSSLFKIEDFNSSETLATKWEDHPWADRTDIEQISVRPTEGTQVEQLEKSDELDMTQYITESQRSNYPDNIQNIYELDHYSCRKYILNWNNKHLARRPVRRAIISAVDIPSIVDAANQTGLMASPTQVQTGIRASIEEKYLGEDFVDSLIDYPVEADEETAVEYMQQAGYSREDGEWIGPDGDATDFTAITQAGVRKSQPMKVFTDHLNEFGINAEMEAVGQDYYSRVQEWEFDIAWMWHVALPYWHPVAYFSNNFYGLLAGDVTSDSATGPTGVPFSLDIPEEVGAPEVGSNGVEINPAQLMVDLEGSSSAEETIDITRTLAQWVNFDLPAIIHLQENRGFAGDVETFDFPSEDEFRMDRSDPGPHALLNGHITTN, from the coding sequence GTGAATAGACGTCAGTTCATCGGCGCGAGCGCGGGCACAGTCGCCGCCACGCTCGCGGGCTGTCTCGGCAGCAGTAGCGATGACGCGTCGGAGTTCGTGACCGCGTTCCAGGGCGGCCGTCAGCCGACGCAGGTCCACTTCAACCCTTGGAACGCGTCGGACTACGCACAGACCTACAGCATCTACTGGCTTCAGGGCACGGTCGCGACACACGCCGACGGGACCGTGTCGACTGACTTCTTCGAGGATCTCAGCGTCGAGGGTCGGGAGGTCACGATCGAGCTCTCGGATCAATGGAGTTTCTGGAACGGCAACGATATCACCGCCGAGGACTACCTCATCGAACAGGAGATCTGGCGCTACCAGGATCCGGAGGCTTCGCCGATCGAAGGCCACGAACTGGTCGACGATTACACCGTCAAGCGGATCTATAAGGACGAGATCTCGCCGCCTATCGCGCGATCAGAAGCCGAGGGCGGGACGGCCGCTCCCAAGTCGGTCTTCCGCGAGTATTACGAGCGCTATGAGGACGCCACCACGGAGAGCGAGCGAGATGCAGTGACCGACAACCTCCTCCAGATGACGATCGACACCGAGGAATTCGTCGAGGAAGGATACGGAAGCTCGCTCTTCAAGATCGAGGACTTCAATTCCTCCGAAACGCTGGCAACCAAATGGGAGGATCACCCGTGGGCCGACCGGACGGACATCGAGCAGATCAGCGTGCGGCCCACCGAGGGGACCCAAGTCGAGCAACTCGAGAAGAGCGACGAACTCGACATGACCCAGTACATCACCGAGAGCCAGCGGTCGAACTACCCCGACAACATCCAGAACATCTACGAGCTAGACCATTACAGCTGCCGGAAGTATATCCTGAACTGGAACAACAAGCACCTCGCGAGGCGGCCGGTCCGGCGGGCGATCATTTCGGCGGTCGACATCCCCTCGATCGTCGACGCCGCGAATCAGACCGGGTTGATGGCGTCGCCGACGCAGGTCCAGACGGGGATCCGAGCGTCCATCGAGGAGAAGTACCTCGGCGAGGACTTCGTCGACAGTCTCATCGACTACCCCGTTGAGGCCGACGAGGAGACGGCCGTCGAGTACATGCAGCAGGCCGGCTACTCGCGGGAAGACGGCGAGTGGATCGGTCCCGACGGTGACGCGACCGACTTCACCGCCATCACGCAGGCGGGCGTCAGGAAGTCCCAGCCGATGAAGGTCTTCACTGACCACCTCAACGAATTCGGGATCAACGCGGAGATGGAGGCCGTTGGGCAGGATTATTACTCGCGAGTCCAAGAGTGGGAGTTCGACATCGCCTGGATGTGGCACGTCGCGTTGCCGTACTGGCACCCCGTGGCGTACTTCTCGAACAACTTCTACGGCCTCCTCGCCGGCGACGTCACTAGCGATAGCGCCACCGGCCCGACCGGCGTGCCGTTCTCGCTCGACATTCCCGAGGAAGTCGGCGCACCGGAGGTCGGGAGTAACGGCGTCGAGATCAACCCGGCGCAACTGATGGTCGACCTCGAGGGATCGTCCTCTGCGGAGGAAACGATCGATATCACGCGAACGCTCGCCCAGTGGGTCAACTTCGATCTGCCGGCGATCATTCACCTCCAGGAGAACCGCGGGTTCGCCGGCGACGTCGAGACCTTCGACTTCCCGAGCGAGGACGAGTTCCGGATGGACCGTTCCGACCCGGGACCGCACGCGCTGCTGAACGGCCATATCACGACCAACTGA
- a CDS encoding rhamnogalacturonan lyase — MTNSDTNETQLRRYRREILSGVAAGTAAFATSSAATAADRNGRSAVGNGKGDEMNESTCQMEALDRGLVAVPVEDGVLVRWRLLGTEPADLGFHVFRDGERVNDKPITESTNFLDPEGTRESTYAVRPVGNGRAGGERNTGDSDRKPGMSEAVEVWDNQYKEIPLNKPDPVEGENGETVTYHANDASVGDLTGDGTLDIVQKWTPSNSGDNLPGHRSDVLLDGYTIEGEHLWRINLGQNIRAGPHYTPFVVYDFDGDGTAELAVRTSDGTTDGTGTVIGDPDADYTNEEGYVLEGPEYLTVFDGETGEALATTDFEPARGDVCDWGDCYGNRVDRFLAGVAYLDGERPSILMTRGYYEKSMLAAWDFRDGDLETRWIFDSDDGNEEYESQGNHQLATADVDGDGKDEIVYGACVIDHDGTGLYSTGWNHGDALHVGDFDPSRDGLEVFMPHEWGPYGATFRDAGTGELLWGKEGEGDIGRGLIADIDPNYDGAEAWAGIPLSDGGLGMWTAHGEQINGASVDSINSAVWWTGDLHRELMDHDFLGWDAGYGVGWIKKWNPETQELDLLKSFEGTRSNNSSKGNPCLSGDIVGDWREEVIWRTEDSEALRLYATPHETDHRLHTLLHDPQYRTAIAWQNAGYNQPPWPSYFLGHGMDEPPKPNIELVSASGD, encoded by the coding sequence ATGACTAATTCAGACACGAATGAGACACAACTGCGACGGTACCGACGCGAGATTCTGAGCGGAGTGGCGGCCGGGACGGCAGCGTTCGCAACTAGCAGTGCGGCGACTGCCGCGGATCGAAACGGCCGGTCTGCCGTCGGGAACGGAAAAGGCGACGAGATGAACGAGTCGACGTGTCAAATGGAGGCACTCGACCGGGGGCTCGTGGCCGTTCCGGTGGAAGACGGAGTACTCGTCCGCTGGCGACTGCTCGGGACTGAACCAGCCGATCTGGGATTCCATGTGTTCCGCGACGGTGAACGAGTGAACGACAAGCCGATCACCGAGAGCACGAACTTCCTCGATCCCGAGGGCACGAGGGAGTCGACGTACGCGGTTCGACCGGTCGGCAACGGACGGGCCGGCGGAGAGCGGAATACCGGAGATAGCGACCGCAAACCGGGCATGTCGGAGGCCGTCGAAGTATGGGATAACCAGTACAAGGAGATTCCGCTAAACAAGCCCGACCCGGTCGAGGGCGAGAACGGGGAGACGGTCACGTACCACGCGAACGACGCGAGCGTAGGCGACCTTACCGGCGACGGCACGCTCGATATCGTCCAGAAGTGGACGCCATCGAATTCGGGGGACAACCTGCCAGGTCATAGGAGCGACGTCCTGCTCGACGGATATACGATCGAGGGCGAGCACCTCTGGCGTATCAACCTCGGACAGAACATCCGGGCTGGACCCCACTACACGCCGTTCGTCGTCTACGACTTCGACGGTGACGGGACGGCGGAACTGGCCGTGCGGACGTCCGACGGTACCACGGACGGAACTGGGACGGTCATCGGGGACCCTGATGCCGACTACACGAATGAGGAGGGATACGTCCTTGAGGGACCGGAGTATCTCACCGTCTTCGACGGCGAGACGGGCGAGGCACTCGCGACGACCGACTTCGAGCCTGCGCGCGGAGACGTCTGCGACTGGGGCGACTGTTACGGGAATCGCGTTGATCGATTCCTGGCCGGCGTCGCCTACCTCGACGGCGAGCGACCGAGCATCCTCATGACGCGGGGCTACTACGAAAAGTCGATGCTGGCCGCGTGGGATTTCCGCGACGGCGACCTCGAGACCCGCTGGATCTTCGACAGCGACGACGGCAACGAGGAGTACGAGAGCCAGGGCAACCACCAGCTCGCCACCGCCGACGTCGACGGCGACGGGAAGGACGAAATCGTCTACGGCGCGTGCGTCATCGACCACGACGGCACCGGGCTCTACTCGACTGGCTGGAACCACGGCGACGCCCTGCACGTTGGCGACTTCGATCCTAGTCGGGACGGACTCGAGGTCTTCATGCCCCACGAGTGGGGGCCCTACGGCGCGACGTTCCGCGACGCCGGAACGGGCGAGTTACTGTGGGGCAAGGAAGGTGAGGGAGACATCGGCAGGGGGCTGATCGCCGACATTGATCCGAACTACGACGGTGCGGAAGCGTGGGCGGGGATCCCCCTGTCCGATGGCGGACTCGGCATGTGGACCGCTCACGGCGAGCAGATCAACGGGGCCAGCGTCGACTCGATCAACTCCGCAGTCTGGTGGACGGGCGACCTGCACCGGGAACTGATGGATCACGATTTCCTCGGCTGGGACGCGGGGTACGGCGTCGGGTGGATCAAGAAGTGGAACCCCGAGACCCAGGAGCTGGACCTCCTGAAGTCCTTCGAGGGAACTCGCTCGAACAACTCGTCGAAGGGCAATCCGTGTCTCTCGGGAGATATCGTCGGCGACTGGCGGGAGGAGGTGATCTGGCGGACCGAAGACAGCGAGGCGCTGCGCCTGTACGCGACGCCTCACGAGACCGACCACCGGCTACACACGCTGTTGCACGACCCGCAGTACCGGACCGCAATTGCGTGGCAGAACGCCGGCTATAACCAGCCGCCGTGGCCGAGTTACTTCCTCGGTCACGGGATGGACGAACCGCCAAAACCCAATATCGAACTCGTCTCCGCCAGCGGTGACTGA
- a CDS encoding rhamnogalacturonan lyase translates to MESLDRGLVAVPTGDRVLVRWRLLGTEPTDLGFHVYRDGERVNNKPITDSTNYLDPEGTTDSTYAVRAVGNGRASGRKDGGQKPGMSESVEVWDNQYKEIPLNKPDPVEGEDGETVTYHANDASVGDLTGDGTLDIVQKWTPSNAKDNAHEGHTSDVLIDGYTIEGKHLWRINLGQNVRAGAHYTPFVVYDFDGDGTAELAVRTSDGTTDGTGTVIGDPDADYTNEVGRILEGPEYLTVFDGETGEALATADFEPARGDLCSWGDCYGNRADRFLAGVGYFDGERPSILMTRGYYEKSMLAAWDFRDGELETRWIFDSDDGNQEYEGQGNHQLVTADVDDDGKDEIVYGSCVIDHDGTGLYSTGWNHGDALHVSDFDPDRDGLEVFMPHEWGPYGATFRDAATGELLWGVEAEGDIGRGLIADIDPNHDGAEAWAGIPLSDNDIGLWSAQGEQINENSVDSMNFGIWWTGDLHRELLDHDFLGWDEGYGHGWIKKWNPETQELDLVKSFNGTRSNNGSKGTPCLSGDILGDWREEVIWRTEDSEALRLYATPYETDHRLHTLLHDSQYRTAIAWQNAGYNQPPWPSYFLGHGMDEPPKPDIELVSADTD, encoded by the coding sequence ATGGAATCACTCGACCGGGGCCTAGTGGCCGTTCCGACGGGAGACAGGGTACTCGTCCGATGGCGACTGCTCGGGACCGAGCCCACCGATCTGGGATTCCACGTGTATCGCGACGGTGAACGGGTGAACAACAAACCGATCACCGACAGCACGAATTACCTCGATCCCGAGGGAACGACAGACTCAACGTACGCGGTTCGAGCGGTCGGAAACGGTCGAGCCAGCGGCAGGAAAGACGGCGGCCAGAAACCCGGCATGTCGGAGTCCGTCGAGGTGTGGGACAACCAGTACAAGGAGATCCCGCTGAACAAGCCCGATCCCGTCGAAGGCGAGGACGGCGAGACGGTCACGTACCACGCGAACGACGCGAGCGTGGGCGACCTCACGGGCGACGGAACGCTCGACATCGTCCAGAAGTGGACGCCGTCGAACGCGAAGGACAACGCCCACGAGGGGCACACGAGCGACGTCCTGATCGACGGGTACACGATCGAGGGCAAGCACCTCTGGCGGATCAACCTCGGGCAGAACGTCCGGGCCGGCGCACACTACACGCCGTTCGTCGTCTACGACTTCGACGGTGACGGGACGGCAGAACTGGCCGTGCGAACGTCCGACGGTACCACCGACGGGACCGGAACGGTCATCGGTGACCCGGACGCGGATTACACGAACGAAGTAGGACGCATTCTCGAGGGACCGGAGTATCTCACCGTCTTCGACGGCGAGACCGGCGAAGCGCTCGCAACAGCGGACTTCGAGCCCGCGCGCGGAGACCTCTGTTCGTGGGGCGACTGCTACGGGAACCGCGCCGACCGGTTCCTCGCCGGCGTCGGTTACTTCGACGGCGAGCGCCCGAGCATCCTCATGACGCGGGGCTACTACGAGAAATCGATGCTGGCCGCCTGGGACTTCCGCGACGGCGAACTCGAGACTCGCTGGATCTTCGATAGCGACGACGGAAATCAGGAGTACGAGGGCCAAGGTAACCACCAGCTCGTCACCGCCGACGTCGACGACGACGGCAAGGACGAGATCGTCTACGGCTCGTGTGTCATCGATCACGACGGCACCGGACTCTACTCGACCGGCTGGAACCACGGCGACGCACTCCACGTGAGCGACTTCGATCCCGATCGGGACGGGCTCGAAGTCTTCATGCCCCACGAGTGGGGGCCGTACGGAGCGACGTTCCGCGACGCCGCAACGGGCGAGTTACTGTGGGGCGTCGAAGCGGAGGGCGACATCGGCAGAGGGCTGATCGCGGACATCGATCCGAACCACGACGGTGCCGAGGCGTGGGCGGGGATCCCCCTGTCTGACAACGATATCGGCTTGTGGTCGGCTCAGGGCGAGCAGATCAATGAGAACTCCGTCGACTCGATGAATTTCGGGATCTGGTGGACCGGTGACCTGCACCGAGAGCTGCTGGACCACGACTTCCTCGGCTGGGACGAGGGGTACGGCCACGGCTGGATCAAGAAGTGGAACCCGGAGACGCAGGAACTGGATCTCGTGAAGTCCTTCAACGGCACGCGGTCGAACAACGGCTCGAAGGGGACACCGTGTCTCTCGGGAGACATCCTCGGCGACTGGCGGGAGGAGGTGATCTGGCGGACCGAAGACAGCGAGGCGTTGCGCCTGTATGCGACGCCGTACGAGACCGACCACCGACTGCACACGTTGCTGCACGATTCTCAGTACCGAACCGCGATCGCGTGGCAGAACGCCGGCTACAACCAGCCGCCGTGGCCGAGTTACTTCCTCGGTCATGGGATGGACGAACCGCCGAAGCCAGACATCGAACTCGTCTCCGCTGATACTGACTGA